The following are encoded in a window of candidate division WOR-3 bacterium genomic DNA:
- the rny gene encoding ribonuclease Y codes for MILPIIIFSFVLCIITFWLGYVVSLKIQKSRLEDAKTQARKIIEDAKSEAESYKKTAKLEVSEEAAKTRADLEAKERKFQREMYQIEKRLNDRTASLDKKQESVNTKERDLVKKEKDLVVKERALMLKAEKLDNELKEISNRLQRISRMTVQEAKNELLQSLENKVKKESAQMIKDIIDSAQKEADKEAAEIVVSAIQRCATDHTVESTVSVVSLPSEDMKGRIIGREGRNIRSFENLTGIEIIIDDTPEAITLSGFDPVRREIARIAMEKLVSDGRINPGRIEVVVEKAKKEIDEIIKKTAEETVNELGISEFHPEIMKYLGRLRYRTSYGQNVLQHSKEVAHLSALMAGELGLDTALARRSGLLHDIGKAADHTLEGTHALIGADIAKRYNEDYIVINAIAAHHEEVEPVSPIAVLVQAADAISGSRPGARRDTIEAYLERVEKLEDIAVDVEGVEKVFALQAGRELRVIVEPSKISDAEAIVLSGEVAARIEKELKYPGQIKVTVIREIRATEYAK; via the coding sequence TTGATTCTTCCGATCATAATTTTTAGTTTTGTTCTCTGCATTATAACTTTTTGGCTCGGTTATGTTGTTAGCCTGAAAATCCAAAAAAGCCGTTTGGAAGACGCCAAAACACAAGCGCGAAAAATCATCGAAGACGCCAAAAGCGAAGCGGAATCTTATAAAAAGACGGCTAAACTCGAAGTCAGCGAAGAAGCAGCGAAAACTCGGGCTGATTTAGAGGCAAAGGAACGAAAATTTCAAAGAGAAATGTACCAGATAGAAAAAAGGCTCAACGACAGAACAGCGTCTTTGGATAAAAAGCAGGAATCGGTCAATACAAAGGAAAGAGACCTTGTCAAAAAGGAAAAAGACCTGGTCGTCAAAGAAAGAGCTTTAATGCTGAAAGCCGAAAAGCTCGATAATGAGCTCAAAGAAATCAGCAACAGGCTTCAAAGAATATCGAGGATGACTGTTCAAGAGGCAAAAAACGAACTTCTACAAAGCCTTGAGAACAAAGTCAAAAAAGAATCGGCTCAGATGATAAAGGACATAATCGACAGCGCTCAGAAAGAAGCCGACAAAGAAGCGGCTGAAATTGTAGTTTCAGCCATACAAAGGTGCGCTACCGACCACACCGTTGAATCCACAGTGTCGGTGGTCTCTCTGCCTTCAGAAGACATGAAAGGCAGAATTATTGGAAGAGAAGGCAGAAATATAAGGTCTTTTGAAAATCTCACTGGAATAGAGATAATTATCGATGACACTCCGGAAGCGATAACTCTATCAGGCTTCGACCCGGTCAGGAGGGAGATTGCCAGAATCGCGATGGAAAAACTCGTTTCGGACGGCAGAATAAACCCTGGAAGAATAGAAGTCGTTGTTGAAAAAGCGAAAAAAGAGATTGATGAAATAATCAAAAAAACCGCCGAAGAAACCGTCAACGAACTTGGAATATCCGAGTTCCACCCTGAAATTATGAAATATTTGGGCAGGCTAAGATACAGGACAAGTTACGGTCAAAATGTCCTGCAGCATTCAAAAGAAGTCGCGCATCTTTCCGCTCTAATGGCCGGAGAGTTAGGTCTTGATACCGCGCTGGCGAGAAGAAGCGGACTCCTTCACGACATAGGAAAAGCCGCTGATCATACCCTCGAAGGCACCCATGCTCTTATAGGAGCAGATATAGCTAAAAGGTACAACGAAGACTATATTGTCATTAACGCCATAGCGGCTCACCATGAAGAGGTCGAGCCGGTGTCTCCCATAGCTGTTCTAGTTCAAGCGGCGGATGCTATTTCCGGATCGAGACCTGGCGCCAGGAGAGACACCATAGAGGCTTATCTCGAAAGGGTCGAAAAACTCGAAGATATCGCAGTGGATGTCGAGGGAGTGGAAAAAGTTTTTGCCCTCCAAGCTGGCAGGGAACTCAGAGTCATTGTGGAGCCATCCAAGATATCCGACGCTGAAGCCATAGTGTTGTCTGGTGAGGTGGCGGCGAGGATCGAGAAAGAACTGAAGTACCCCGGGCAGATAAAAGTTACCGTCATAAGGGAAATCAGAGCCACCGAGTATGCAAAATAG